The following are encoded together in the Argopecten irradians isolate NY chromosome 5, Ai_NY, whole genome shotgun sequence genome:
- the LOC138323930 gene encoding LOW QUALITY PROTEIN: ubiquitin-conjugating enzyme E2 D4-like (The sequence of the model RefSeq protein was modified relative to this genomic sequence to represent the inferred CDS: deleted 1 base in 1 codon), which produces MGSNTKRLKKELMTMKNDPPENCSAGLAGDDIYHWTATIFGPEGTPYQGGMFFLDMKFPTDYPFKAPKVSFKTKIYHPNINSNGSICVDILRSQWSPAFTVNKVLLSISSLMADPNPADPLVPEIAKLYEHDRQKFNKTAIEWTNKYAR; this is translated from the exons ATGGGATCTAACACAAAACGACTGAAGAAg GAACTAATGACGATGAAGAACGATCCCCCAGAAAATTGTTCCGCCGGGCTCGCTGGTGATGACA TATATCATTGGACAGCTACTATATTTGGAccg GAAGGAACACCCTATCAAGGGGGTATGTTTTTCCTGGATATGAAGTTTCCTACAGATTATCCATTTAAAGCACCAAAG GTATCATTTAAAACGAAGATATATCACCCGAACATCAATAGTAATGGTAGTATTTGTGTAGATATCCTAAGATCACAATGGTCC CCGGCGTTTACAGTAAATAAAG TTCTTCTCTCTATAAGTTCTCTGATGGCTGATCCTAATCCAGCCGATCCATTGGTACCGGAAATCGCAAAACTATATGAACATGACAGacaaaaattcaataaaactGCAATTGAATGGACCAACAAGTACGCACGCTGA